In a single window of the Thalassoglobus sp. JC818 genome:
- a CDS encoding sigma-70 family RNA polymerase sigma factor, whose amino-acid sequence MPTTRRSLLLQIRDLSNSDKWTEFVKIYRPLIADMCRRHGVQNSGIDDVVQDVMIQIMHSIGRFERDESKGRFRSWLKCVVVNKIRDRWRAGKVRRATSLQEACAAVEAQESGDDLRVEQRSLMHKAIAQVKEASLSKTWKCFDLHCLQKKPAADVAAELGLSENAVYANCSRTLTRIRTRCQELKRRLAGEEPVVSE is encoded by the coding sequence ATGCCGACTACCAGGCGGTCGTTGTTGTTGCAAATTCGGGATCTCTCCAATTCAGACAAGTGGACTGAGTTCGTCAAAATCTATCGACCGCTCATCGCCGACATGTGCCGGCGTCACGGAGTTCAAAACTCGGGCATCGATGACGTTGTTCAGGATGTGATGATTCAAATCATGCACTCCATTGGACGATTCGAGCGTGATGAGTCGAAAGGGAGATTTCGAAGTTGGCTCAAGTGCGTCGTCGTGAACAAGATTCGTGATCGCTGGCGGGCTGGAAAAGTTCGCAGAGCAACTTCGCTGCAAGAAGCTTGCGCAGCTGTCGAGGCTCAGGAGTCCGGCGATGATTTGAGAGTTGAGCAGCGTTCGCTGATGCACAAAGCGATCGCGCAAGTGAAAGAAGCATCGCTTTCTAAAACGTGGAAGTGTTTTGATTTACACTGCCTTCAGAAAAAGCCAGCAGCTGACGTCGCGGCCGAACTCGGACTCTCTGAGAACGCTGTCTACGCGAATTGCTCTCGCACGCTGACTCGAATTCGCACACGTTGCCAGGAACTCAAACGGAGATTGGCTGGTGAAGAACCTGTCGTGTCTGAGTGA
- a CDS encoding serine/threonine-protein kinase: MKNLSCLSDVELWKLIDDEPAGEWIESHEHLSICETCRARALSIQEDLGFLDDRASTSSLAEFEKAIDEAWEHTNQLLGSTLETSEPMLEAGDRIDRYEICDCLNSGGQGEVYLAFDRRLKRQVAIKVSRDSLGSGMDAQQWGKDEGELLARVNHPRLAQVYDTGVHDGHPFLVMEYVEGWTLVGELRRRSVNSIWIRDTLKQVCSAVEAIHTGGILHLDLKPENVMVTPQGNCKLIDLGTAWFVSRQSGATQSVAGTPEYVAPEQLDGAFEDFNVQTDVFGVGAILYFLLTGSPIRSLSASLYGNHRRALEESIRKLQRAGQNKRLTAICVKAIAPEPRDRYQSVTELQEDLSYRQKPSGLAMMFFLAGALSLVGGVLTFSSFLSAAQISQSTMSEETAPTQSIDERRSIVHNFKPVRLDLSFISDHPEEVKLFVHHSHSQSLNTLPMHVVETENAPVYRIRTGSDGIELNPESGVVTFMVFQSNETEESLRCRIRAAFQNLNSIELTEFQKFTLLGADEESPLVSPMASEFSEAISVALARAGTRIRGFSVAPWVESAASPRLNVTLAMDRHFESRDVRIVKTRSQL; the protein is encoded by the coding sequence GTGAAGAACCTGTCGTGTCTGAGTGACGTCGAACTCTGGAAGCTGATCGACGATGAACCTGCCGGCGAGTGGATCGAGAGTCACGAGCACCTAAGCATCTGTGAAACTTGCCGGGCCCGCGCCTTGAGTATTCAAGAGGATCTTGGATTTCTGGACGATCGTGCGAGTACGTCGTCACTGGCAGAGTTTGAAAAAGCAATCGACGAAGCCTGGGAACACACGAATCAGCTTCTCGGAAGCACTCTCGAAACAAGCGAGCCAATGCTTGAGGCTGGCGATCGGATTGATCGTTACGAGATCTGCGATTGTCTCAATTCAGGTGGGCAGGGTGAAGTTTATCTCGCATTTGATCGACGACTCAAAAGGCAGGTCGCGATTAAAGTTTCACGAGATTCCCTCGGAAGCGGAATGGATGCTCAGCAATGGGGTAAAGATGAAGGAGAACTGCTGGCGCGTGTGAATCATCCGCGACTCGCTCAAGTCTATGACACTGGCGTTCACGACGGGCATCCGTTTCTGGTGATGGAGTACGTCGAAGGATGGACGCTTGTCGGAGAATTACGACGTCGATCGGTGAACTCGATCTGGATTCGTGACACACTGAAGCAAGTCTGTTCCGCTGTTGAAGCGATCCATACCGGCGGGATTTTGCACCTCGATCTGAAACCTGAAAATGTCATGGTGACTCCTCAGGGGAACTGCAAGCTTATCGATTTAGGCACAGCCTGGTTCGTCTCGCGGCAGTCAGGTGCGACACAGTCGGTCGCTGGGACTCCAGAATATGTCGCACCCGAACAACTCGACGGAGCTTTCGAAGACTTCAATGTTCAGACTGATGTGTTCGGCGTCGGAGCAATTCTGTACTTCCTGCTGACCGGGAGTCCGATTCGTTCACTGTCAGCTTCGTTATACGGAAACCATCGACGCGCGCTGGAAGAGAGCATTCGCAAACTTCAGCGTGCCGGGCAGAACAAACGTTTAACCGCGATCTGCGTGAAAGCCATCGCCCCTGAGCCTCGGGACCGCTATCAGAGCGTCACCGAGTTGCAGGAAGATCTAAGCTATCGGCAAAAGCCGAGCGGACTGGCGATGATGTTTTTTCTGGCGGGCGCTCTCAGCCTCGTAGGAGGAGTGTTGACCTTCTCGTCGTTTCTGTCTGCTGCTCAGATTTCCCAATCCACGATGAGTGAAGAAACTGCTCCAACGCAATCGATTGATGAGCGACGGAGCATCGTCCACAATTTCAAGCCCGTGCGGCTCGATTTGAGTTTCATTTCAGACCATCCGGAAGAGGTGAAACTCTTTGTTCATCATAGTCATTCTCAAAGTCTCAATACCTTGCCAATGCACGTTGTCGAGACGGAGAACGCCCCGGTCTATCGAATTCGAACCGGGAGCGACGGGATTGAACTCAACCCCGAATCGGGCGTTGTGACATTTATGGTCTTTCAATCGAACGAAACTGAAGAAAGCCTTCGTTGTCGGATTCGCGCAGCTTTTCAAAACCTCAACTCAATTGAACTGACTGAATTTCAGAAGTTCACATTGTTGGGAGCTGATGAAGAATCTCCGCTTGTTTCACCGATGGCTTCCGAGTTTTCTGAAGCGATTTCCGTCGCTCTAGCACGGGCAGGAACGCGAATTCGCGGTTTCTCAGTTGCTCCCTGGGTCGAGTCGGCCGCCTCACCTCGTTTGAATGTGACCCTCGCGATGGACCGTCACTTTGAATCGCGAGACGTCCGCATTGTCAAAACACGTTCACAGCTGTGA
- a CDS encoding sulfatase: MNLFPRSIMHSLIHCLGIILVSTSFQLHAAEKPNIVFFFIDDLGWTDLGYMGSEYYETPHIDALAEQSMIFTDAYANAPNCAPSRACLMSGKYTPRHGIYTVGDPARGNNKQRKLEPIENETVLADEFVTIAEALQGNGYTTASMGKWHLGDDPKTQGFDINIAGREWGSPSGGGYHSPYKYPELVNEEPGEYLTDRLTTEACNFIKDNQEGPFFLYLTHYAVHTPIQGKEELVAKYQQKQATENHNNAKYAAMVESVDDSVGRVLDVVKECGLDDNTIVLFFSDNGGYGGATSNAPLRGAKGMLYEGGIREPLLIKWPGVTAANQRCSEPVIGIDLYPTLLEMTDTPTPSGVELDGLSLCSLLRDHESSLDRPALFWHFPCYLQGKGDPHGGPFRTTPAGAIRMGNWKLIEWFETGRRELYNLESDLGEETDLSKSHPEDLKRLHDAMVEWRNAVNAPIPTTPNPQYRADRK, from the coding sequence ATGAATCTCTTCCCCCGCAGCATCATGCACTCGTTGATTCACTGCCTTGGCATCATTCTAGTCAGCACGAGTTTCCAACTGCATGCGGCCGAAAAACCGAATATTGTCTTCTTCTTTATCGATGATCTCGGATGGACAGATCTTGGCTACATGGGGAGCGAATACTACGAAACTCCTCATATCGATGCCCTGGCCGAACAGAGCATGATCTTCACCGATGCTTACGCCAATGCACCGAATTGTGCACCGAGCCGCGCTTGTCTGATGTCCGGGAAGTATACGCCGCGACATGGAATCTACACGGTTGGCGACCCAGCACGAGGGAACAACAAGCAACGCAAGCTTGAACCCATTGAAAACGAGACTGTTCTGGCGGACGAATTCGTCACCATTGCTGAGGCACTCCAGGGCAACGGATACACCACAGCCAGCATGGGGAAATGGCACCTCGGCGACGATCCCAAAACACAGGGATTCGACATCAACATCGCCGGTCGCGAATGGGGAAGCCCCAGTGGAGGAGGTTATCACAGCCCCTACAAATACCCGGAACTTGTCAATGAAGAACCCGGCGAATACCTCACTGATCGATTAACCACGGAAGCCTGCAACTTCATCAAGGACAACCAAGAAGGACCATTTTTCCTCTATTTGACTCACTACGCAGTTCACACCCCAATCCAGGGGAAAGAGGAACTGGTCGCGAAATATCAACAGAAGCAAGCAACGGAAAACCATAACAACGCAAAGTATGCAGCTATGGTTGAAAGCGTCGACGACAGCGTCGGCCGCGTGCTGGATGTCGTGAAGGAATGCGGATTGGATGACAACACAATCGTCCTCTTCTTCTCCGACAATGGCGGCTACGGTGGTGCAACCTCGAACGCTCCGCTCCGTGGAGCGAAAGGGATGCTGTACGAAGGTGGAATTCGAGAACCGTTGTTGATTAAGTGGCCGGGAGTAACCGCAGCAAATCAACGATGCAGCGAACCGGTCATCGGAATCGACCTGTACCCAACCCTTCTCGAAATGACCGACACCCCCACTCCATCGGGCGTCGAACTCGACGGCCTCAGCCTTTGTTCGCTTCTGCGGGACCACGAATCGTCACTCGATCGCCCTGCTCTCTTCTGGCACTTCCCTTGTTACCTTCAAGGAAAAGGCGATCCTCATGGCGGACCGTTTCGAACGACTCCAGCCGGTGCAATTCGAATGGGCAATTGGAAGTTGATCGAGTGGTTCGAAACAGGACGCCGAGAGCTCTACAACCTCGAATCCGATCTCGGAGAAGAAACAGATCTTTCCAAGTCACACCCGGAAGATCTCAAGAGGCTGCACGATGCCATGGTCGAATGGAGAAATGCTGTCAATGCCCCGATCCCGACGACTCCCAATCCTCAATACCGCGCCGATCGAAAATGA
- a CDS encoding Ldh family oxidoreductase, with protein MSPSIPIPTDSPDQIRIPVEQIVAVIEKILVKKSLFQFDATVAAQRLVEADLYGIPSHGCGRILDLVSAIDCGDVDPRARVLIVDENDVLSILDGGRALGHLAATKGVEAAIAKAKSSGVGISCIGNSQTLGALSVPLRMASEKGLIAIGFSSTGGATVAAPGTTIGVVGNAAFAYAIPRKDSPPIVFDTACGVESWGKLSLLKRFGVSIPDEIAFDTEGQPTSDIEAAAALMPLGGELGFGLSLLGSIVAGPLAGGQMAIRKKGTDSSDDSQHFFIVLDIEHFTETDRFQKRVDVAVAEMREKANEGCQSFRLPGEQGADSFKEFSTTGIPLHCSIVEEIKQLAQSLGVEVSF; from the coding sequence ATGTCGCCATCGATTCCGATTCCTACTGACTCTCCCGATCAGATTCGAATTCCGGTCGAACAAATTGTAGCTGTCATCGAGAAGATTCTCGTCAAGAAGAGCCTCTTTCAGTTCGATGCGACCGTCGCAGCTCAACGTCTGGTCGAAGCTGACCTGTACGGGATTCCCTCGCATGGGTGCGGACGCATTCTCGATTTAGTTTCTGCCATTGATTGCGGTGACGTCGATCCGCGCGCCCGGGTTCTAATCGTCGACGAAAATGATGTGCTTTCTATCCTCGATGGAGGACGAGCACTGGGGCATCTGGCCGCAACGAAGGGTGTTGAAGCTGCGATCGCGAAAGCCAAGTCGTCAGGCGTTGGGATTTCCTGTATTGGAAACAGTCAAACGCTCGGCGCGCTTTCCGTTCCACTTCGCATGGCCAGTGAGAAAGGGCTGATCGCGATTGGATTCAGCAGCACCGGTGGTGCGACCGTTGCAGCTCCAGGAACGACGATAGGAGTAGTCGGAAACGCCGCCTTTGCTTATGCGATCCCGAGGAAAGACTCGCCACCGATCGTTTTTGATACAGCTTGTGGCGTGGAGTCCTGGGGGAAGCTGAGTCTACTGAAACGATTTGGAGTATCGATACCGGATGAGATTGCCTTCGATACGGAAGGCCAGCCAACATCCGACATTGAAGCTGCTGCCGCTTTGATGCCACTGGGAGGAGAACTCGGATTTGGCCTGTCTCTGCTCGGATCGATCGTCGCGGGCCCGCTTGCGGGTGGGCAGATGGCCATTCGGAAGAAGGGAACCGATTCCAGCGACGACTCACAGCACTTTTTTATTGTTCTCGACATCGAGCACTTCACCGAAACCGATCGCTTTCAGAAGCGAGTCGATGTCGCAGTCGCGGAGATGAGGGAAAAGGCGAATGAGGGCTGTCAAAGCTTTCGGCTCCCCGGCGAGCAAGGGGCTGACAGCTTCAAGGAATTCTCAACGACCGGGATTCCGCTTCACTGTTCGATTGTCGAAGAAATCAAACAGCTTGCGCAATCCCTCGGCGTCGAAGTGTCGTTCTGA
- the fbp gene encoding class 1 fructose-bisphosphatase, with product MTTLQQHVLQEQHRFPGASGQFSWLMSGITLAAKMIQAQVRRAGLTDLLGEHGETNVQGEVQQKLDVYANEVLGECLSHRESIGILASEENEKPALMHHDSPNANYAVIFDPLDGSSNIDVNVSVGTTFSILHRPHGEDWNKPEKWIQQPGSRQVAAGYVLYGSSTMLVYSAGNGVHGFTLDPTIGAFVLSHENIRMPEQGKYYSLNEANSDQFPEVYRQYIDHLRQGQLNHAYSSRYIGSMVADFHRTLLKGGIFLYPPTESHPDGKLRLLYEANPVAFLAEQAGGIAIDGDRRILDIEPEGIHQRTPLVVGSRVEMDAFTEMMKTASSVTAG from the coding sequence ATCACAACCCTGCAGCAGCACGTCCTGCAGGAACAGCATCGTTTTCCGGGTGCATCTGGGCAATTCTCGTGGCTGATGTCAGGCATCACGCTGGCAGCCAAAATGATTCAGGCCCAAGTGCGTCGAGCTGGTCTGACCGATCTTCTCGGTGAACATGGTGAAACCAACGTTCAGGGAGAAGTCCAACAGAAACTCGATGTTTACGCCAACGAGGTACTCGGCGAGTGCCTCAGCCATCGTGAAAGCATCGGAATTCTGGCATCTGAGGAGAACGAAAAGCCTGCGTTGATGCACCACGATTCTCCCAATGCAAATTACGCCGTCATCTTTGATCCGCTGGATGGCTCTTCGAATATCGACGTCAACGTGAGCGTCGGAACGACTTTTTCAATCCTGCATCGTCCACACGGGGAAGACTGGAACAAACCGGAGAAGTGGATTCAACAGCCCGGAAGCCGCCAGGTCGCTGCCGGATATGTTCTCTACGGCTCATCGACAATGCTTGTTTACAGCGCAGGGAACGGCGTTCACGGATTCACACTCGATCCGACAATTGGCGCGTTCGTTCTGAGTCATGAGAACATTCGCATGCCCGAGCAAGGCAAGTACTACTCGCTCAACGAAGCAAACTCGGATCAGTTCCCCGAAGTCTATCGTCAATACATTGACCATCTCCGACAGGGACAACTCAACCACGCGTACTCATCGCGATACATTGGCTCGATGGTCGCCGACTTCCATCGCACGCTCTTGAAAGGGGGAATCTTCCTCTATCCCCCAACCGAATCGCATCCAGACGGAAAATTGCGGCTCCTGTACGAAGCGAACCCGGTGGCGTTTCTCGCTGAACAGGCCGGTGGAATCGCCATCGACGGGGACCGACGAATACTTGATATCGAACCCGAAGGAATTCATCAGCGAACTCCACTCGTGGTCGGCAGCCGCGTCGAAATGGACGCATTCACTGAGATGATGAAAACCGCGAGCAGCGTGACCGCCGGATAA